caccagcagcttcaatttgatatccatattgtacaagctcattctagggtccacgttttggtctctacctcgagaccctagtcacagagcggcatgaaaaacactctgaactaaagcattcaccaacagcttccatttgatatccatattgtacatactcaaccaaaggttacccgcgtccacgttttgacctatatctcgagccctatttccaaaataaaatataatccatgttactcgtggataatgtagctttcgaatggtgaaagaatttttagaatcggtccagtagtttttgagcctgttcattacaaccaaacaaacaaacaaagttttcctctttataatattagtatagataaactgaaaatcaggaaaaaaggagattgtttttaaatttcaaaccaacgcatatgaataactaagaaacaatcgtcttttttcctgatcatccatgaatttttcgtttcaatttatatgttttattaagcattggagcttttttaaccagtatccattaatatttttcaaaaaaaaaacgaaaaaaatttttttttccacgaacacataatttcattcggatttcacattaaattctgaaatttcgtaagaaattattcactgttccaaaatccactccaaaaaaattcacaaacaatttttacattttgcatttacgttttttccttatggcatccaaatcagaaagaaatattgacacattgtaactcacactgtcaatttgacagttcagttccgcccccagcgttaaaaaagtaagcgacattatggctggttcaaaagaacgctgtacccgttgccagtgctccgaattgcaaccaaactttacgaaacccattttcaatacttacttaacaatgttcgtaagtttgatttaattcggtgcaaagacacggcgggtccacgttttgacctatatctcgagacccgaGTCACAGAGCGGTATCAAcagtactctgaactaaagcattcaccaacagcttccatttgatacccatattgtatattacatacacgtccgaaggttgcccgggtccacgttttgacctatatctcgagccctatttccaaaataaaatataatccatgttactcgtgaataatgtagctttcgaatggtgaaagaatttttaaaatcggtccagtagtttttgagcctgttcattacaaccaaacaaacaaacaaagttttcctctttataatattagtatagataaactgaaaatcaggaaaaaaggagattgtttttaaatttcaaaccaacgcatatgaataactaagaaacaatcgtcttttttcctgatcatccatgaatttttcgtttcaatttatatgttttattaagcattggagcttttttaaccagtatccattaatatttttcaaaaaaaaaaacgaaaaaaaattttttttcccacgaacacataatttcattcggatttcacattaaattctcaaatttcgtaagaaattattcactgttccaaaatccactccaaaaaaattcacaaacaatttttacatgttgcacttacgttttttccttatggcatccaaatcagaaagaaatattgacacattgtaattcacactgtcaatttgacagttcagttccgccccaagcgttaaaaaagtaagcgacattatggctggttcaaaagaacgctgtacccgttgccagtgctccgaattgcaaccaaactttacgaaacccattttcaatacttacttaacaatgtgcgtaagtttggtttaattcggtgcaaagacacggcgggtccacgttttgatatatatttcgagaccctagtcatcaataggtatgaaaattacccagtattaaagcacttatcaacagctttcatttgatatccacattgtaaaaacacattctagggtccacatattggtctccatctcgagaccctagtcacggagcgaatggaaatactctgaactaaagcattcaccaacagcttccatttgatacccatattgtacatacacatccgaaggttacccgggtccacgttttgacctatatctcgagaccctatctaccaataggtatccaaactatacggaaaccatcttcaatacctacttaacaatgtgtgtaagtttggtttaattcgacgcaaagacacggcgggtccacgttttggcatatatttcgataccctagttatcaatagatatgaaaattaccccgtattaaagcacttatcaacagcttccatttgatacccatattgtacatacacatccgaaggttacccgggtccacgttttgacctatatctcgagaccctatataccaataggtatccaaactatacggaaaccatcttcaatacctacttaacaatgtgtgtaagtttggtttaattcggttcaaagacacggcgggtccacgttttggtatatatttcgagaccctagtcatcaataggtatgaaaattaccccgtattaaagcaattatcaaaagctttcatttgatatccatattgtacaaacacattctagggtccacgttttggtctccatctcgagaccctagtcacggagcggatggaaatactctgaactaaagcattcaccaacagcttccatttgatacccatattgtacatacacatccgaaggttacccgggtacacattttgacctatatttcgagaccctatctaccaataggtattcaaactatacggaaatcatcttcaacacctacttaacaatgtgtgtaagtttggtttaattcggtgcaaagacacggcgggtccacgttttggcatatatttcgagaccctagtcatcaataggtatgaaaattaccccgtattaaagcaattatcaaaagctttcatttgatatccacattgtaaaaacacattctagggtccacatattggtctccatctcgagaccctagtcacggagcgaatggaaatactctgaactaaagcattcaccaacagcttccatttgatacccatattgtacatacacatccgaaggttacccgggtccacgttttgacctatatctcgagaccctatctaccaataggtatccaaactatacggaaaccatcttcaatacctacttaacaatgtgtgtaagtttggtttaattcggttcaaagacacggcgggtccacgttttggtatatatttccagaccctagtcatcaataggtatgaaaattaccccgtattaaagcacttaccaacagctttcatttgatacccatattgtacatactcaaccaaaggttacccgggtccacgtgttggtctccatctcgagaccccagtaacggagcggcttgaaaaatactctatactaaagcattcaccaacagcttccatttgatacccatattgtacatacacgtccgaaggttacccgggtccacgttttgacctatatctcgagaccctatctaccaataggtatccaaactatacggaaaccatcttcaatacctccttaacaatgtgtgtaagttgggtttaattcggtttaaagacacggcgggtccacgttttggcatatatttcgagaccctagtcatcaatagatatgagaattaccccgtattaaagcacttatcaacagctttcatttgatatccatattgtacaaacacattctagggtccacgttttggtctccatctcgagaccctagtcacggagcggatggaaatactctgaactaaagcattcaccaacagcttccatttgatacccatattgtacatacacatccgaaggttacccgggtccacgttttgaactatatctcgagaccctatctaccaataggtatccaaactatacggaaaccatcttcaatacctacttaacaatgtgtgtaagtttggtttaattcggtgcaaagacacggcgggtccacgttttggcatatatttccagaccctagtcatctataggtatgaaaattaccccgtattaaagcacttatcaacagctttcatttgatacccatattgtacatacacaaccaaaggttacccgcgtccacgttttgacctatatctcgagaccccagtcacggagcggcatgaaaaatactctgtactaaagcattcaccaacagcttcaatttgatatccatattgtacaagctcattctagggtccacgttttggtctctacctcgagaccctagtcacagagcggcatgaaaaacactctgaactaaagcattcaccaacagcttccatttgatatccatattgtacatactcaaccaaaggttacccgcgtccacgttttgacctatatctcgagccctatttccaaaataaaatataatccatgttactcgtggataatgtagctttcgaatggtgaaagaatttttagaatcggtccagtagtttttgagcctgttcattacaaccaaacaaacaaacaaagttttcctctttataatattagtatagataaactgaaaatcaggaaaaaaggagattgtttttaaatttcaaaccaacgcatatgaataactaagaaacaatcgtcttttttcctgatcatccatgaatttttcgtttcaatttatatgttttattaagcattggagcttttttaaccagtatccattaatatttttcaaaaaaaaaacgaaaaaaatttttttttccacgaacacataatttcattcggatttcacattaaattctgaaatttcgtaagaaattattcactgttccaaaatccactccaaaaaaattcacaaacaatttttacattttgcatttacgttttttccttatggcatccaaatcagaaagaaatattgacacattgtaactcacactgtcaatttgacagttcagttccgcccccagcgttaaaaaagtaagcgacattatggctggttcaaaagaacgctgtacccgttgccagtgctccgaattgcaaccaaactttacgaaacccattttcaatacttacttaacaatgttcgtaagtttgatttaattcggtgcaaagacacggcgggtccacgttttgacctatatctcgagacccgaGTCACAGAGCGGTATCAAcagtactctgaactaaagcattcaccaacagcttccatttgatacccatattgtatattacatacacgtccgaaggttgcccgggtccacgttttgacctatatctcgagccctatttccaaaataaaatataatccatgttactcgtgaataatgtagctttcgaatggtgaaagaatttttaaaatcggtccagtagtttttgagcctgttcattacaaccaaacaaacaaacaaagttttcctctttataatattagtatagataaactgaaaatcaggaaaaaaggagattgtttttaaatttcaaaccaacgcatatgaataactaagaaacaatcgtcttttttcctgatcatccatgaatttttcgtttcaatttatatgttttattaagcattggagcttttttaaccagtatccattaatatttttcaaaaaaaaaaacgaaaaaaaattttttttcccacgaacacataatttcattcggatttcacattaaattctcaaatttcgtaagaaattattcactgttccaaaatccactccaaaaaaattcacaaacaatttttacatgttgcacttacgttttttccttatggcatccaaatcagaaagaaatattgacacattgtaattcacactgtcaatttgacagttcagttccgccccaagcgttaaaaaagtaagcgacattatggctggttcaaaagaacgctgtacccgttgccagtgctccgaattgcaaccaaactttacgaaacccattttcaatacttacttaacaatgtgcgtaagtttggtttaattcggtgcaaagacacggcgggtccacgttttgatatatatttcgagaccctagtcatcaataggtatgaaaattacccagtattaaagcacttatcaacagctttcatttgatatccacattgtaaaaacacattctagggtccacatattggtctccatctcgagaccctagtcacggagcgaatggaaatactctgaactaaagcattcaccaacagcttccatttgatacccatattgtacatacacatccgaaggttacccgggtccacgttttgacctatatctcgagaccctatctaccaataggtatccaaactatacggaaaccatcttcaatacctacttaacaatgtgtgtaagtttggtttaattcgacgcaaagacacggcgggtccacgttttggcatatatttcgataccctagttatcaatagatatgaaaattaccccgtattaaagcacttatcaacagcttccatttgatacccatattgtacatacacatccgaaggttacccgggtccacgttttgacctatatctcgagaccctatataccaataggtatccaaactatacggaaaccatcttcaatacctacttaacaatgtgtgtaagtttggtttaattcggttcaaagacacggcgggtccacgttttggtatatatttcgagaccctagtcatcaataggtatgaaaattaccccgtattaaagcaattatcaaaagctttcgtttgatatccatattgtacaaacacattctagggtccacgttttggtctccatctcgagaccctagtcacggagcggatggaaatactctgaactaaagcattcaccaacagcttccatttgatacccatattgtacatacacatccgaaggttacccgggtccacattttgacctatatttcgagaccctatctaccaataggtattcaaactatacggaaatcatcttcaacacctacttaacaatgtgtgtaagtttggtttaatttggtgcaaagacacggcgggtccacgttttggcatatatttcgagaccctagtcatcaataggtatgaaaattaccccgtattaaagcaattatcaaaagctttcatttgatatccacattgtaaaaacacattctagggtccacatattggtctccatctcgagaccctagtcacggagcgaatggaaatactctgaactaaagcattcaccaacagcttccatttgatacccatattgtacatacacatccgaaggttacccgggtccacgttttgacctatatctcgagaccctatctaccaataggtatccaaactatacggaaaccatcttcaatacctacttaacaatgtgtgtaagtttggtttaattcggtgcaaagacacggcgggtccacgttttggcatatatttccagaccctagtcatctataggtatgaaaattaccccgtattaaagcacttaccaacagctttcatttgatacccatattgtacatactcaaccaaaggttacccgggtccacgtgttggtctctatctcgagaccccagtaacggagcggcttgaaaaatactctatactaaagcattcaccaacagcttccatttgatacccatattgtacatacacgtccgaaggttacccgggtccacgttttgacctatatctcgagaccctatctaccaataggtatccaaactatacggaaaccatcttcaatacctccttaacaatgtgtgtaagtttggtttaattcggtttaaagacacggcgggtccacgttttggcatatatttcgagaccctagtcatcaatagatatgagaattaccccgtattaaagcacttatcaacagctttcatttgatatccatattgtacaaacacattctagggtccacgttttggtctccatctcgagaccctagtcacggagcggatggaaatactctgaactaaagcattcaccaacagcttccatttgatacccatattgtacatacacatccgaaggttacccgggtccacgttttgaactatatctcgagaccctatctaccaataggtatccaaactatacggaaaccatcttcaatacctacttaacaatgtgtgtaagtttggtttaattcggtgcaaagacacggcgggtccacgttttggcatatatttccagaccctagtcatctataggtatgaaaattaccccgtattaaagcacttatcaacagctttcatttgatacccatattgtacatacacaaccaaaggttacccgcgtccacgttttgacctatatctcgagaccccagtcacggagcggcatgaaaaatactctgtacgaaagcattcaccaacagcttcaatttgatatccatattgtacaagctcattctagggtccacgttttggtctctacctcgagaccctagtcacagagcggcatgaaaaatactctgaactaaagcattcaccaacagcttccatttgatatccatattgtacatacacgtccgaaggttacccgggtccacgttttgaaggATCTCAAATGCCTTCAAGCCGGTCAAGGTGTGAAGGCATCTAGTTGCATTGCGTCGCTCTCACCATTCATCGATAGTTGTGGATTGCTTCGTGTGGGTGGACGACTGAAAAATTCAGCGCTCGACTTCGAGGTGCAGCATCCAGTCATACTGCCGAGGCGTCATCCTGTCACTCAGGCAATCATTATGCATTTTCATAGGCGCAATTTGCACGCGGGTCCTCGTTCCCTACTAGCATACATTCGGCTGCAGTATTGGCCTATTGGcggacgaaaaactgtttcgaACGTTGTAAGCAAATGCACTCTATGCTTCCGAGCTAAACCGCACTTAGCGGAACATATTATGGCTGATCTTCCGGAAGATAGGGTAAACTCATCTTATGCATTTATGGTCACAGGCGTCGATTATTGTGGACCATTCCATTATAAAAACGAAATACGCAACAAGCAACCCATAAAATGTTACatttgcatattcatatgcTTTGCCACGAAAGCTGTGCACCTGGAGCTCGTAGCAGACTTATCAACGAAGGCATTCTTAAATGCACTAAAGCGGTTCATCCTAACGCGTTGTCGCCCCACTCGTATATGGTCGGACAACGCAACCAACTTTGTCGGCGCTAAGAATGAGATGGCAGAATTAAAACGTTTATTCCTGAGCGATAATCATGTGCAAGCAGTTCATGAATTTTGTCTAGCTAATACCATAGAATGGCATTTCATTCCACCTCGCTCTCCACACTTTGGTGGGCTTTGGGAAGCGGCCGTTAAAACTGCGAAATATCATTTTCATCGCTCGGTGGGCTCGTCATTATTAAACTTCGATGAACTGCGCACACTTATTTGCCACATAGCGGCAATTATTAACTCAAGACCTTTGTTTCCACTTTCAGACAATCCGGCTGATTTAGACGTTCTAACTCCAGCTCACTTCATTGGCACTGCTCCTATCTCTACTTACGTTGAACCAGATGTCACGAAGATTAACTTTAATCGTTTGGATCAATGGCAGCGCGTATCATACTACCAGCAGATATTTTGGGCACGTTGGCATGAGGAGTACTTAACTACCTTGCAGCAGCGCTCAAAGTGGCGCACACAGAATTTCGAACTCTGCGTCAACGACATAGTTTTAGTAAAGGACGAAAATCTGCCTCCTCTCAAGTGGCCCCTAGCAAGAGTCACCGAACTAATATATGGATCAGATCGTGTGGCACGTGTCGCTGTACTAAAAACTGCAAATGGAGTCATCCGAAGAGCCATCCGAAAGCTATGCCCATTGCCAAGACAGGGAGGTTGAAAGCCCGGGTCTTCCAACGGGGGGAGGATGTTTGGTTATGCAGAAAGCAGCGCAGTCAGCGCAACCAACATAAACGATGCACTTGCCCTCTCTCATGCACTCTAAcacctgtatgtacatatatacaaactttTGTAAATTGCTCTGCGCAGCAATCAAAGCAAGTATATATCTACGCCCAACTGCAGGGCAAAGTCAGTCGCAATTGGATCGTATACCACGTCGCGCAGATTAATTCGAGGCGCCGTGCCGTAATTTTCTATTTACCTTAActtcgaatatatgtatatacatgtgtatataaaataaattgtattttttcggaatagcgtgtttttcttttcgttgAAAGAACAGTTAACGAAAATGCTCGTTGACTACACAAAACGATAGGGCCGATGAGACCGAGTGATTGAATCAACAGTCAGTCCAGAAAGCCGCAAGCGATTTTGGAACTTATAtatgtaaccaaaaacatgctgtaatttttcaaatgaatttatgaatttacacCTGAGTGTTATGTCAACGTACTTAGATGTCGCAAATAACACCCTTTTGCGCATTTCTGGGAGTTGACTGACTTGACTGCAAGGGTTTGGCCAATTGTTTTTATCTTGAGCTAAAAAATCCGGTCCATGCAACCATAGAGATGAGTTAATGAGGTCGTTAGAGGTTGCACCTCTGGATAAAATATCAGCTGGGTTAAACTTCGtaggcacgtagcgccattcCATACCCGCAGTCAACTCCTGTATAGTGGCTATGCGATTAGCTGTAAAGATTTGAAATCTTGAAGGTTCGTCGCGGATCCAGGATAACACCACCGCCGAATCAGACCAACAATAATATCGACACGAGAAAAGTTTCATTTGAGCTATTTCATGCATGAGTTGCGCCAACAGGGAGGCACCGCACAACTCCAGCCTTGAAACCGTAAGAGTTTTTAAGGGCGCTACACGAGATTTTGAACATAGCAGTTGCGCCTGGTTTCTTCCTTGACTGACTGACACGACGTAAAGACAAGCTCCGTATGCTTCGATGCTGGCGTCACTAAAATCATGAATTTCATAGGCGCCATTCTGCTGTATTGACAACCGGGGAAACTTTATTTGCGGTATGCGGCCAAAATCTGTACACAAACTAAGCCACGATGAATGTAGTGATGAAGGCAAACTTTCATCCCAGTCAAGCCTTTCTTTCCAGATTTGTTGAAGAAAGATTTTAGCCTTCGAAATAATAGGGCCGATGAGACCGAGTGGGTCATAAAAACGAGCAATAGTTGACAAAATGGACCGCTTGCAATGTTTTGATGAAGGCTGCATTGGTGAGAACGCGAACAATAGGCAATCTGATGCAGGATCCCAAGTTAAACCGAGTGTTTTAGTTATATCGCTTCCATCGTCGAACTTAAGTAGTGTTTCTCGATCATCAGGTGGTATCGTCTGCAACAATTCAGGATTACTGGAGCACCACTTTCTCAACTGGAATCCTCCTTTTTCCAGCAGCTTTGTAGTTTGACTCATAATTTCCTTGACTTCTTGAATGGACTCACCGCCTGTAATAAGATCATCGACATAAAAATCgcactttaatatttttgagccTATGGGGTAGACAATTTGTTCATCAATGGCTACCTGATGCATCGAACGAATTGAGAGGAATGAAGCTGGTCTTGTACCATAAGTGACTGTGTCAAGTTTAAAGACGTTGACCGGCTGTTGTGGGGAGTCACGCCACAAGATGCACTGCAGATAACTATCGGGCTCTGAGACTCGTACACAACGATACATCTTACATATGTCACCCGTCAAAGCGATTGGAAAGGTTCTAAACCGAAGCAATGTGTTGAACAGCTTAGGTTGTATGGTGGGTCCTGTCATAAGCAAGTCGTTCAACGAGTATCCAGAAGATGAAACCGCAGAGCCATCGAATACAACGCGGAGTTTTGTAGTTGTGCTCTCTTCCTTCAAAACACAGTGATGCGGCAGAAAGTATTTGCAATACCGCAGATTGTTCTTAGTAACCAGTGACATATGTCCTAGATTCAAATACTCCCGTATGAATGCTGCATATTGGGCCTTCCGCTGTGGGTGGCGGTCCAATTTTCGCTCTAGATTAAGAAAACGACGAAACGCTTGTTGATAAGAGTCGCCCAAGAGATCAATATTAACTTTTGCTGGTAGCCGGACCGAATAGTTCCCTGTAGACAAACGCAAATAATTGGCCTTAAAATGCGCCTCGCAGTCAAGCTCTTCCTTGGAGTATGTGGCGACAG
Above is a genomic segment from Anastrepha ludens isolate Willacy chromosome Y, idAnaLude1.1, whole genome shotgun sequence containing:
- the LOC128870559 gene encoding uncharacterized protein LOC128870559; translation: MADLPEDRVNSSYAFMVTGVDYCGPFHYKNEIRNKQPIKCYICIFICFATKAVHLELVADLSTKAFLNALKRFILTRCRPTRIWSDNATNFVGAKNEMAELKRLFLSDNHVQAVHEFCLANTIEWHFIPPRSPHFGGLWEAAVKTAKYHFHRSVGSSLLNFDELRTLICHIAAIINSRPLFPLSDNPADLDVLTPAHFIGTAPISTYVEPDVTKINFNRLDQWQRVSYYQQIFWARWHEEYLTTLQQRSKWRTQNFELCVNDIVLVKDENLPPLKWPLARVTELIYGSDRVARVAVLKTANGVIRRAIRKLCPLPRQGG